A single Mucilaginibacter inviolabilis DNA region contains:
- a CDS encoding glycoside hydrolase family 65 protein has protein sequence MNRIYILLIGFCCLDATILKAQDAWKIKADKIDPANYYGITVANGMIGIVSSPEPFKVKNVVLAGAYDLYGRGRVSNFLNSFNLLNSYLEINGKRVETKNISNFKQELDMQHAAFTTTFDYGDIASVKYTYYSLRQLPFTVLMDISITAKKAINVTAASVMEAPDALKEVQNYYNEIDRPHVTISLLTSTAKSPTGKLQLCASNTFLFNEQHGQEPRVIHEMWDNNMHLMKFSKSITAGQTYQYALAGSSITSAHDADPLNQAERLTMFAKLEGRERLVKYHEQAWDELWKSDIKIDGDAQAQQDVHSMLYHLYSFSRAGTAYSPSPMGLSGLGYNGHVFWDADLWMYPALLVMHPDIAKSLVEYRFQRLAAAKQNAFSHGYKGAMFPWESADSGVEETPVWALSGPFEHHITADVAMAAWSYYCVTQNKQWLQEKGWPILSATADFWASRVERNGDGHYDIKDVVAADEWAENVDNNAYTNAAAKANLQAAAAAAKILGITADPDWQQVEKNIPILQFPDGVTKEFASYKGEGIKQADVNLLAYPLKTITDPAQIKKDLEYYETRVPNEGTPAMTQGIFTLLYARLGNGDKAYHFFKDAYEPNLLPPFRVIAETKGGTNPYFATGAGGIIQSLLMGFGGLDITPEGIVQIKSKLPKNWKSLTITGVGTDKKTYVVK, from the coding sequence ATGAACAGAATATATATATTGTTGATCGGCTTTTGTTGTTTAGATGCAACCATATTAAAGGCTCAGGATGCCTGGAAAATAAAAGCGGATAAGATAGACCCAGCCAATTATTATGGCATTACCGTGGCCAATGGCATGATCGGCATTGTGTCGTCGCCCGAGCCGTTTAAGGTGAAAAATGTAGTGCTTGCAGGGGCGTATGATTTGTATGGGCGCGGCCGGGTAAGCAATTTCCTGAACAGTTTTAACCTGTTAAACAGCTATCTTGAAATAAATGGCAAACGTGTAGAAACTAAAAACATCAGTAACTTTAAGCAGGAGTTGGATATGCAGCATGCAGCCTTCACCACCACATTTGATTATGGCGATATTGCTTCTGTTAAATACACTTACTACTCGTTAAGGCAGCTACCTTTTACGGTGCTGATGGATATCAGTATCACGGCTAAAAAAGCCATCAATGTTACGGCTGCCAGTGTAATGGAAGCACCCGATGCATTAAAGGAAGTGCAGAACTATTATAACGAGATTGACAGGCCGCACGTAACCATCAGTCTGCTGACGTCAACCGCTAAAAGTCCTACGGGTAAATTGCAGCTTTGCGCCTCTAACACTTTTTTGTTTAACGAGCAACATGGTCAGGAACCGCGTGTGATCCATGAGATGTGGGATAACAACATGCACCTGATGAAGTTTAGCAAAAGCATCACCGCTGGGCAAACCTATCAGTATGCTTTGGCTGGTTCGTCCATTACCTCGGCACACGACGCCGACCCGCTAAACCAGGCCGAGCGCCTCACCATGTTTGCCAAGCTCGAAGGTCGTGAGCGGTTAGTAAAATACCATGAACAGGCCTGGGACGAACTTTGGAAAAGCGACATTAAAATTGATGGTGACGCGCAGGCCCAGCAGGATGTACATAGCATGCTGTATCATCTATACTCGTTTTCGCGCGCGGGTACAGCCTACTCGCCATCGCCTATGGGCTTGTCGGGTTTAGGCTATAATGGTCACGTTTTTTGGGATGCCGATTTGTGGATGTACCCCGCTTTGCTGGTGATGCACCCCGATATCGCTAAATCACTGGTTGAATACCGTTTTCAGCGATTGGCTGCCGCAAAACAGAATGCCTTTTCGCATGGCTATAAAGGCGCCATGTTCCCTTGGGAGAGCGCCGACAGCGGAGTGGAAGAAACCCCGGTTTGGGCCTTGAGCGGTCCGTTTGAACATCATATTACCGCGGATGTAGCCATGGCGGCTTGGAGTTATTATTGTGTTACCCAGAATAAGCAATGGCTACAGGAGAAAGGCTGGCCGATACTATCGGCAACCGCCGATTTTTGGGCAAGTCGAGTAGAACGCAATGGCGACGGTCATTACGATATTAAAGATGTGGTGGCCGCAGATGAGTGGGCCGAAAATGTAGATAATAACGCCTACACCAATGCTGCCGCGAAAGCCAATTTGCAAGCCGCTGCAGCCGCTGCCAAAATATTGGGTATCACTGCCGATCCGGATTGGCAGCAGGTAGAAAAGAATATCCCGATCCTGCAATTTCCAGACGGTGTTACCAAAGAGTTTGCCAGCTATAAAGGCGAAGGTATTAAACAGGCTGATGTAAACTTGCTGGCTTACCCGCTAAAAACGATCACCGACCCGGCGCAGATTAAAAAAGACCTGGAATATTACGAAACCCGCGTGCCTAATGAAGGTACACCCGCCATGACGCAGGGCATATTTACTTTGCTATACGCCCGTTTGGGGAATGGCGATAAAGCGTATCATTTTTTTAAGGATGCTTATGAGCCCAACTTGTTGCCGCCATTCCGGGTTATTGCCGAAACTAAGGGTGGTACAAATCCCTATTTTGCAACAGGAGCAGGAGGCATTATTCAAAGTTTACTGATGGGTTTTGGCGGGCTGGATATTACCCCCGAAGGCATCGTGCAAATTAAAAGTAAGCTGCCTAAAAACTGGAAATCGTTAACCATAACCGGTGTGGGAACGGATAAAAAAACATATGTGGTAAAGTGA
- a CDS encoding GyrI-like domain-containing protein → MKITFTVIVLLIIAVFIPFHQQASVSIKTSYFEVCQQLISANNWKRWQPDIRNELANARQIKLTADGRTFLISIPGQSFEVENLSANSFKITKTRNHIAHQYNYTVMPDGADNNTTIVVDVKNNVGKWLLSKFDSAGNILDDLNALKKFMGDAKLYYGFNINEKNVDESYLAIKKETILTQNKYAAIARAAKDVHDFIVQNNLQAQQPLTGAYYPQKTDSLQILIGIPVNKQVNSTGGITFMHMPGGKWLIGDYKGKYSNRQQLYNAMEKYMQDHALLKQIAPVERYLDNKPPANDDDVISMQVNYPVL, encoded by the coding sequence ATGAAAATAACATTTACTGTAATCGTTCTACTCATTATTGCGGTCTTTATACCCTTTCACCAACAAGCCAGTGTGAGTATTAAGACTAGTTATTTTGAGGTATGTCAGCAGTTGATATCGGCCAATAATTGGAAACGCTGGCAACCAGATATCCGGAATGAGTTGGCTAATGCTAGGCAAATCAAATTAACTGCCGATGGTCGTACTTTTTTGATTAGTATCCCCGGACAATCTTTTGAAGTGGAAAATTTGAGCGCTAATAGTTTTAAGATTACAAAAACACGAAATCATATAGCGCATCAGTATAATTATACCGTAATGCCGGATGGGGCAGATAATAACACCACCATAGTTGTTGATGTTAAAAATAATGTGGGTAAATGGCTGCTTTCTAAATTTGATTCTGCCGGAAACATACTTGATGATCTTAATGCATTAAAAAAATTTATGGGCGATGCCAAGTTGTACTACGGATTTAACATTAATGAAAAAAACGTAGATGAAAGTTATTTAGCGATAAAAAAGGAAACGATACTTACTCAGAACAAATATGCCGCAATAGCCCGGGCGGCAAAAGATGTACATGATTTTATTGTTCAGAATAATCTGCAGGCTCAACAACCCTTAACTGGTGCTTACTATCCCCAAAAAACAGATTCGTTACAAATACTGATCGGGATACCTGTAAATAAACAGGTAAACTCAACGGGCGGCATTACTTTTATGCATATGCCAGGTGGGAAATGGCTTATAGGTGATTATAAAGGTAAATACAGCAACAGACAGCAGTTGTACAACGCTATGGAAAAATACATGCAGGATCATGCTTTATTAAAACAAATAGCACCAGTTGAAAGATATTTAGATAATAAACCTCCTGCGAATGATGATGATGTTATAAGCATGCAGGTTAATTACCCGGTGCTTTAA
- a CDS encoding peptide deformylase — protein sequence MKTLAELLLLGDPRLYEKCEPVLQTELPLLADWVADMDNVMREIRAKYNFGRAIAAPQLGIMKRLIYMNIDRPIVFINPKFTWLSDEKFELWDDCMSFPNLLVKVARHKKLTINYLDENWQPREWHMQDDLAELLQHEYDHLEGILCISRAVDPRAFKWRL from the coding sequence ATGAAAACATTAGCCGAGCTGTTACTCCTGGGCGACCCCAGGTTATATGAAAAATGCGAACCCGTTTTGCAAACCGAACTCCCTCTGTTAGCCGATTGGGTGGCCGATATGGATAATGTGATGCGGGAGATCCGCGCTAAATACAATTTTGGGCGAGCCATAGCGGCTCCGCAGTTAGGCATAATGAAGAGGCTGATCTATATGAATATTGACCGACCAATCGTTTTTATCAACCCCAAATTTACCTGGTTAAGCGACGAAAAGTTTGAGCTTTGGGACGATTGCATGAGCTTCCCTAACCTGCTGGTAAAAGTGGCGCGCCACAAAAAACTCACCATCAACTATCTTGATGAAAACTGGCAACCCCGGGAGTGGCACATGCAAGATGACCTGGCCGAGTTACTGCAACACGAATACGACCACCTGGAAGGCATCCTGTGCATCAGCCGGGCTGTTGATCCCCGGGCATTCAAATGGCGGCTTTGA
- a CDS encoding helix-turn-helix domain-containing protein → MASPSKDHIIPQYSFQEMFPAGNGMFELIEANGQFNKHKAMFLAPHRRNYYQLGLVDEGDGRHWVDSTLYQLDPNCFYFSTPQQVHIKEQAKPFMGVNICFTREFIELESNRLFRNLPIITNPQNGHELKLQAADHDFIRRIIDLMLEEQHQHQSWKNAALQAYLHNLLIYLSRLYEQQFTVNGQNTDRQLLCQFTTLIAEHYLQLHEVAPYAQLLNISTGHLTSVVKAQSGKTPIQHIHERLMIEAKRLLFHTGQSVKEIAFELGFEDDAYFNRFFKRLENLTPTEYRRSILEIYR, encoded by the coding sequence ATGGCATCACCCTCAAAAGATCATATCATACCCCAGTACTCCTTCCAGGAAATGTTTCCGGCGGGCAATGGCATGTTTGAGCTGATTGAAGCCAATGGTCAGTTTAATAAACACAAAGCGATGTTCCTGGCACCTCACCGGCGCAATTATTACCAGCTAGGACTGGTTGATGAAGGCGATGGAAGGCATTGGGTTGATTCTACCTTATATCAGCTTGATCCCAACTGTTTTTATTTTTCTACTCCGCAGCAGGTACATATCAAGGAGCAGGCCAAGCCTTTTATGGGTGTAAACATTTGCTTTACCCGCGAATTTATTGAACTGGAAAGTAACCGCCTGTTCCGGAACCTGCCCATCATCACCAATCCGCAAAACGGTCATGAATTGAAACTGCAAGCCGCCGATCATGATTTTATACGCCGTATTATCGACCTGATGCTGGAAGAGCAACATCAGCATCAAAGCTGGAAAAACGCTGCTTTGCAGGCTTACCTGCATAACCTGCTCATTTATCTTAGTCGCCTTTATGAGCAGCAATTTACGGTTAACGGGCAAAATACCGACCGCCAATTACTCTGCCAGTTTACCACCCTGATAGCCGAACATTATTTACAGTTACATGAAGTAGCCCCCTATGCCCAATTGCTAAATATTTCGACAGGGCACCTAACTTCCGTTGTGAAGGCACAAAGTGGCAAAACACCGATTCAACATATCCATGAACGATTGATGATTGAAGCCAAACGCCTGCTTTTTCATACCGGACAATCCGTTAAGGAAATTGCCTTTGAGCTTGGCTTTGAAGATGATGCCTATTTTAACCGTTTTTTTAAACGGCTGGAAAATTTAACTCCGACCGAGTATCGCAGATCCATCCTCGAAATTTACCGTTAA
- a CDS encoding glycoside hydrolase family 130 protein, producing MKLNFIVISCIAGALTLGGCQSNQKKAAVKVDTANNWAILPFTKLDSVNPVLGPGRGNFIDPILKTKVLWESKDVFNPAIVNRGGKIWMLYRAQDSTGKPAGTSRIGLAVSTDAIHFVRKPTPVLYPDKDDYQNLEWQGGCEDPRVVEDGHGTYYMTYTAFDGTTARLLIATSTDLINWKKHGSVFAKSDSGKYAGKWSKSGSIVSTYKKSGKVIATKINGKYWMYWGDTQIWAATSTDLINWTPVKMQAGEKPPVKLRSQALNMPELKIALPTREGKFDSDLVESGPPAILTDNGIVLIYNSRNMPSFGDKTLAEGTYTASQALFDKNDPTKLLKRLDHYFMKPEKPYERSGQVNQVCFVEGLAIFDNQWYLYYGTADSKIAVATSPVK from the coding sequence ATGAAACTGAATTTTATTGTCATTTCATGTATTGCTGGTGCCCTAACGTTGGGAGGCTGCCAAAGCAATCAAAAAAAAGCCGCAGTTAAGGTTGATACGGCCAATAACTGGGCTATCTTACCCTTTACAAAGCTCGATAGCGTTAATCCTGTTTTAGGTCCTGGCCGGGGCAATTTTATCGATCCGATATTAAAAACTAAAGTTTTATGGGAATCAAAAGATGTGTTTAACCCGGCTATCGTGAATCGTGGAGGCAAAATCTGGATGCTTTACCGGGCGCAGGATAGTACCGGCAAACCGGCAGGTACATCGCGCATTGGTTTGGCCGTAAGTACCGATGCTATACATTTTGTGCGCAAGCCAACACCGGTATTGTATCCAGATAAGGATGATTACCAAAATCTGGAATGGCAGGGCGGCTGCGAAGACCCGCGGGTGGTAGAGGATGGTCATGGAACTTATTACATGACCTATACTGCTTTTGACGGCACAACTGCCCGTTTGCTGATAGCTACCTCCACCGATCTCATCAACTGGAAGAAACACGGCAGCGTGTTTGCCAAATCTGATAGTGGTAAATACGCCGGTAAATGGAGCAAATCAGGTTCTATCGTATCTACCTATAAAAAAAGCGGGAAGGTGATCGCCACCAAAATTAACGGCAAGTATTGGATGTATTGGGGCGATACCCAGATATGGGCGGCAACATCAACCGACCTGATCAACTGGACACCTGTAAAAATGCAGGCAGGCGAAAAGCCCCCGGTAAAATTACGGTCGCAGGCACTCAACATGCCCGAGCTCAAGATTGCCCTGCCTACCCGCGAAGGTAAGTTCGACAGTGACCTGGTAGAATCCGGTCCGCCGGCTATCTTGACCGATAACGGGATTGTGCTGATTTATAACAGTCGTAACATGCCTTCTTTTGGCGATAAAACGTTGGCCGAGGGTACGTATACCGCCTCGCAGGCTTTGTTTGATAAGAACGATCCTACCAAACTGCTCAAACGCCTGGATCATTATTTTATGAAACCCGAAAAGCCATACGAGCGATCGGGCCAGGTGAACCAGGTTTGCTTTGTGGAGGGTTTGGCTATATTTGACAATCAATGGTACTTGTATTATGGTACTGCCGACTCAAAAATTGCCGTGGCCACAAGCCCTGTTAAATAA
- a CDS encoding RagB/SusD family nutrient uptake outer membrane protein: MKKRNILCLLASVVAGSILTQSCKKLDQNTYSVVPIENFYKTPAQIAAGLAPAYAALTPLQTENVFQLNEASTDEMIIPTRGNDWYDGGVHTQLWQHTVDANNSNDNGGWQDLSNGITKCNFVINIINGLSDKPANAPALIAEISVLRDYYLFLMMDLYGNIPVVTSYSTSASLAPVKRADVYAYLESDLLKNVPLLSTDNATSNPAVYGHFNQWAGDMLLAKLYLNAQVYTGTPQWANAAKYAQMVIDSKKYSLQPNFLDNFTYSNRGSVENIFCIPFNYPLIKGNVIQMYTLNYNNNLTFNLTNQPYNGFCAPTVFYRSFTAADVRKKMWLTGQQFTAAGAPIVGTVLSIYVNELSNPADSFKYAGARSVKYQPQPGTGSDGTSNDGVRFRLADAYMMVAEAQLRMGDMANALINVNLIRARAGVPNFTSLSNDDLLAERGREFAWEGWRRNDLIRFEVATGTKYYTGPRSPSKAQDAADNHTFLFPIPQPQINTNPLLKQNPGY; encoded by the coding sequence ATGAAAAAAAGAAATATATTATGCCTGCTCGCATCTGTAGTGGCGGGAAGCATACTTACCCAATCCTGCAAAAAGCTTGATCAGAACACTTATAGTGTGGTGCCGATAGAAAACTTTTACAAAACCCCGGCACAAATAGCTGCGGGTTTAGCACCGGCTTATGCGGCTTTGACCCCTTTGCAAACTGAAAATGTTTTTCAGCTGAATGAGGCCTCAACCGACGAAATGATCATCCCCACCCGTGGTAACGACTGGTATGATGGTGGTGTGCATACACAGTTATGGCAACATACCGTGGATGCCAACAACTCTAACGATAACGGCGGCTGGCAGGATCTGAGCAATGGTATAACCAAGTGTAATTTTGTGATAAACATTATCAATGGTTTATCAGATAAGCCTGCAAATGCGCCTGCGCTTATTGCGGAGATCAGCGTTTTAAGAGATTACTATTTATTTTTAATGATGGACCTTTATGGTAACATACCTGTAGTTACATCATATAGCACAAGCGCAAGTTTGGCCCCTGTAAAAAGAGCAGATGTTTATGCCTACTTGGAGTCGGATCTTTTGAAAAACGTTCCGTTGTTATCTACAGATAATGCTACAAGCAACCCGGCAGTGTATGGACACTTTAATCAATGGGCCGGTGACATGTTATTAGCCAAGCTTTATTTAAATGCACAGGTATATACAGGTACACCGCAATGGGCAAATGCAGCCAAATATGCTCAAATGGTTATCGACTCTAAAAAATATAGCTTACAGCCCAACTTTTTAGATAATTTCACCTACAGTAACCGCGGCTCAGTCGAAAATATATTCTGTATACCCTTCAACTATCCGTTAATTAAAGGCAACGTAATTCAGATGTATACGCTGAACTACAACAATAACCTGACCTTTAATTTAACCAATCAGCCTTATAACGGATTTTGCGCACCAACCGTATTCTATCGTTCATTTACAGCAGCCGATGTTCGTAAAAAAATGTGGCTTACCGGGCAGCAATTTACTGCAGCTGGAGCGCCTATTGTTGGTACTGTGTTGAGTATTTATGTTAATGAATTAAGTAACCCTGCTGATAGCTTTAAATATGCGGGCGCCCGTAGCGTGAAGTATCAGCCACAACCTGGCACCGGTAGTGATGGTACCAGTAATGACGGAGTTAGGTTCCGCCTGGCCGATGCCTATATGATGGTGGCCGAAGCTCAATTGCGTATGGGCGATATGGCTAATGCTTTAATCAATGTAAATTTAATAAGAGCAAGAGCCGGAGTTCCTAATTTTACCAGTTTATCCAATGACGATCTGCTGGCCGAACGTGGCCGTGAGTTTGCCTGGGAAGGCTGGCGCAGGAATGACCTGATCAGATTTGAAGTGGCAACCGGCACCAAATATTATACCGGTCCGCGCTCACCAAGCAAGGCGCAGGATGCTGCCGATAATCATACGTTTTTGTTCCCGATACCTCAACCTCAAATTAATACTAACCCATTGCTAAAACAAAACCCGGGGTATTAA
- a CDS encoding ArsR/SmtB family transcription factor translates to MTNLSSFKQAAALFGEPARAAMIWELFDGKPVSAGDLAIAANITPQSASSHLKKLVEAGILQVQKQGKHKYFVYANPEIAVAVETLSNVFSTPREINLSHAQREVRAARSCYDHLAGLAGVQVTEALLRKGLITDHPDYLKQFSVTPQGLNWFKALGIDIPQLTVAKRPLALKCIDWTEKTPHLAGGLGAAMLQYFLKEGWFRKVYQKRSLLITSKGEFELKQQLNIDLKG, encoded by the coding sequence ATGACTAACCTGAGTAGTTTTAAACAAGCGGCGGCACTGTTTGGGGAACCGGCCCGTGCCGCCATGATCTGGGAACTGTTTGACGGCAAACCTGTATCTGCCGGCGACCTGGCCATCGCGGCGAATATTACCCCGCAGTCGGCCAGTAGTCACCTCAAAAAACTGGTGGAGGCGGGGATACTCCAGGTGCAGAAACAGGGGAAACATAAATACTTTGTATATGCCAATCCCGAAATAGCGGTGGCTGTAGAAACGCTGAGCAATGTTTTTTCGACACCAAGGGAGATAAATCTTAGCCATGCTCAGCGGGAAGTAAGGGCGGCACGTAGTTGTTATGATCATCTGGCGGGACTAGCCGGGGTGCAGGTAACTGAAGCGTTATTGAGGAAAGGATTGATCACCGATCACCCTGACTATCTTAAACAATTTAGCGTTACACCACAAGGACTTAATTGGTTCAAAGCGCTGGGGATAGATATTCCACAGCTAACCGTTGCCAAAAGGCCGCTTGCCTTGAAATGTATCGACTGGACCGAGAAAACCCCGCATCTTGCCGGCGGTCTTGGCGCGGCCATGCTGCAATATTTTCTGAAGGAGGGCTGGTTCCGAAAAGTTTATCAAAAAAGGAGCCTGCTCATTACTTCCAAAGGCGAATTTGAACTAAAGCAACAATTAAACATCGATTTAAAGGGGTAG
- a CDS encoding serine hydrolase domain-containing protein — MKKISCAVILLLAFTHAFSQEKKIKSFADEYGIQGLQLVYVKGSHIQAYNIGTVNKGSDKKVSSNTIFEAASLSKCVFAYTVMRLYDRGIISLDTPLLHYTGTYERFDPKDTRYAKITARMVLRHTTGLPNWGDDKGARLLFTPDSCFSYSGEGYVFLQKAVEKLTRKSLNELAQQEVFTPFKMTSSSYVWESKFDTLAAFGNSPEAINRHKNANAAYSLLTTAHDYALFLQALLAGQGLKPATHQMMFEKSSSGTRFDHPVIEANQHINWGLGVGLQQNELGKSIWHWGDNGDFKGFFIAFPDRQEILVYFTHNPYGLNITADILNTFWGKQTWWQAQWLAYGFKSPKEIKALRAKLARRGYSHAMEIVEKEKKKDPAYQLPEDDLNSLGYMLMSDNKKKDAAEVFKLNTNLYPNSANTYDSLAEAYEALDERELALKNYKRSLELNPKNNNAAEHIKKLELLPL; from the coding sequence ATGAAAAAGATAAGCTGCGCTGTTATTTTACTCCTGGCTTTCACCCATGCATTTTCACAGGAGAAAAAAATAAAATCCTTTGCCGATGAATATGGCATACAGGGTTTACAACTGGTTTATGTTAAAGGCAGCCATATCCAGGCCTACAACATTGGCACAGTAAATAAAGGTTCTGATAAAAAAGTAAGCTCCAATACCATTTTTGAGGCGGCTTCATTAAGTAAATGTGTGTTTGCTTACACGGTAATGCGTTTGTACGACAGGGGCATCATTAGTCTGGATACGCCGCTATTACATTATACAGGCACCTATGAGCGCTTTGATCCCAAAGATACCCGGTACGCCAAAATAACCGCGAGGATGGTATTAAGACATACCACAGGTTTACCCAACTGGGGCGACGATAAAGGTGCACGGCTATTATTTACACCCGATAGCTGTTTCTCCTACTCGGGTGAGGGCTATGTGTTTTTACAAAAAGCCGTTGAAAAGCTAACACGTAAATCACTGAATGAACTGGCGCAGCAAGAGGTGTTCACCCCTTTTAAAATGACCAGCAGCAGCTATGTGTGGGAAAGTAAATTTGACACCCTGGCTGCATTTGGCAATAGCCCGGAAGCCATCAATCGGCATAAAAATGCGAATGCAGCTTATAGCTTGTTGACCACAGCCCATGACTATGCTCTTTTTTTACAGGCCCTGTTAGCCGGCCAGGGATTAAAACCCGCCACTCATCAAATGATGTTTGAAAAATCAAGCTCGGGAACCCGGTTTGATCATCCTGTAATAGAAGCCAACCAGCATATTAACTGGGGACTTGGTGTAGGCCTACAGCAAAATGAACTGGGAAAATCCATATGGCATTGGGGCGATAACGGCGATTTTAAGGGTTTCTTTATCGCTTTTCCAGATCGGCAGGAAATCCTCGTGTACTTTACCCATAATCCCTATGGCCTAAATATTACGGCCGATATATTGAATACTTTTTGGGGTAAACAAACCTGGTGGCAGGCTCAATGGCTCGCTTACGGATTTAAATCTCCGAAAGAAATTAAAGCGTTGCGTGCCAAACTGGCCAGACGGGGCTATAGTCACGCTATGGAAATAGTAGAAAAAGAAAAGAAAAAAGACCCCGCCTATCAATTGCCCGAGGATGATTTAAACAGCCTGGGATATATGCTGATGTCTGATAACAAAAAAAAGGATGCAGCAGAAGTATTTAAACTAAATACCAATTTATACCCCAACAGCGCCAATACTTATGACAGCCTGGCCGAAGCATATGAAGCCTTGGACGAGCGGGAATTGGCCCTTAAAAATTACAAACGTTCACTGGAGCTAAACCCTAAGAATAACAACGCGGCAGAGCATATTAAGAAGCTAGAGCTACTACCCCTTTAA
- a CDS encoding DinB family protein produces the protein MNSQEIICLNFNEIRRRSIKVWLGIPEDKYDWKPDGGAMTCIETIRHITESQYIYQQIVINRGDLGELITPWQDKPYRSVEEEIAFAAPHHAAFLEVIRGFSEKELQEIEIVRPKSNLRRKLGDYLLRIAYHEAIHTGQLLSYLRTMNVDRPQIWD, from the coding sequence ATGAATAGCCAGGAAATTATCTGCTTAAATTTTAATGAAATAAGACGCCGGAGTATCAAGGTATGGCTCGGGATACCCGAAGATAAATACGATTGGAAACCCGATGGCGGTGCGATGACCTGTATTGAAACTATCCGTCATATCACCGAAAGCCAGTATATTTATCAGCAGATTGTGATTAACCGGGGAGATCTGGGAGAATTAATTACACCATGGCAGGATAAGCCATATAGGAGCGTTGAAGAGGAAATAGCGTTTGCAGCACCTCATCATGCTGCTTTTTTAGAAGTGATCCGCGGGTTTTCGGAAAAAGAACTGCAGGAGATAGAGATTGTAAGGCCTAAATCAAACTTGCGACGTAAACTGGGCGATTATTTATTGAGGATTGCCTATCACGAAGCTATACATACCGGGCAACTGTTATCCTATTTAAGAACAATGAATGTAGACCGTCCCCAAATTTGGGATTAA
- a CDS encoding ester cyclase has product MTEQELNKAVVTRFNREVLEQGDFNAYQEIVSPDFINHSAPAGTDNGFQATFDFIDQVVRKAFPDLRMEIKHMVAEGNKVFTHKIMHGTHIGEFMGIKGSGKQVVIPTMDILYLKDGVYTDHWAIRDIQDVVKKAN; this is encoded by the coding sequence ATGACAGAACAGGAATTGAACAAAGCGGTAGTAACCCGTTTTAACCGCGAGGTTTTGGAGCAAGGTGATTTTAATGCTTACCAGGAAATTGTAAGCCCCGATTTTATAAACCACAGCGCTCCCGCAGGTACCGACAATGGTTTTCAGGCCACTTTTGATTTTATAGACCAGGTGGTTAGAAAAGCGTTTCCGGATCTTAGGATGGAGATCAAACACATGGTAGCTGAAGGCAATAAAGTATTTACCCACAAAATAATGCATGGCACGCATATCGGTGAGTTTATGGGCATAAAAGGCAGCGGCAAACAAGTGGTGATACCTACTATGGACATTCTTTATTTAAAAGACGGCGTATACACCGATCACTGGGCCATCAGGGATATACAGGATGTGGTGAAGAAGGCAAATTAA